GGACGCCCCGGTCGGCGGCCGGGACGACTCCCGCGGCTTCGGCATGATCGACCCGGCGGCGGCGCTGCGGGCGGCCGACCGGATCCAGCCGGAGAGCCTGCGCGTGTCGTCGTACGACAAGAAGTACTTCGGCGCCGGCCCGGACGCCCCCAAGGCCCCGTCCTCGTCCGCCGACTGGGCGGGCCCGCTGGCCGGCGGTGTCGGCGGAGTCCTCCTGGTCGCGGGCGTGGTGCTGTGGCGGGGCCGCAGGCAGCCGGCCTGAGGGCGTCCGGCGTCGGCCGCTACCCGGCGATGTACTCGATCTCGGGGTAGCGCGGCGAGGCGCCCCACAGCAGGTGCCCGGTGTCGGGACGGCGGCGCAGCCGGAGATCGAAGAAGGCCCGCACGGTCGCCCGTACGGCGGCCACCGCCCGGTCGGCGGGGATCTTGCCGGCCTGCAGCCGCTGCCGCACCGGTTCGGGCAGCTGGGGCGCGACGGCCACGACGTCGGTGAAGGAGTTGTGGTCGCCGTCCGCGAGCCGCAGAAACCGGCGCCAGTCGCGCAGGTGCCGCCAGAACGGCGGCCAGGAGCCGTCCTCGTTCAGCCCGTCGTGGTGCGCCGTGTCCATCAGCAGGAACGGCCGGTCGAGGCCCCGCTGGACCACCGGCCCGTACAGCGCGCCGTCCAGGTCGATGCCGGCTCGCACCCGCTCGTCCCGATACATCACGAGCGCCGACGCGGCGCCGCCCCGGGAGTGCCCGAAGGCGCCGACCCGTGTGAGGTCCAGCGTCCCGCGCAGCCCGCGCGGGAGCGGGCGCCGCTCGGCGTCGGGGTTTCCGCCCCGGTCCAGCACGGTCAGCTGGTCGAGGACGAACCGCAGGTCGGCGGCGCGGACCGCGACCGCGGCCGTGCGGGCCTCGTAGCTCGCGTCGTCGGGGCGGTTGACCAGCACGCGGCCGTCCGGGAACTCCACCTCGCCCGAGTCGTAGGGATGGTCGACCGCGACCACGACATAGCCCCAGGACGCCAGGTCCTCGATGAGCAGCGTGTTGAAGGTGCGGTCCGACTGATAACCCGGCGAGTGCAGCAGTACGGGACGGCGGCCCGGCCGGACCGGTGCGCGGTCCGCGCTGTGGGTCTGCGGGAGCGCGTAGGCGTCCACCGCGCCCCCGAAGCGCGCCTTGAGCGCACGCTCGGCACCCGCCGGCAGCCAGGGCAGCATCATGCGGTCACGGACGTCGGCGGCCGGGTACGTCACGGTCACCATCAGCTCGCGCTGCTGCCCCGACCAGGGATCGGTCCGGGACGGGTCGACCAGGTGCAGTTCCACGGCGCCCACCGGCGCGGGCCCGGTCGGCCCGGCCAGCCGGAGGGGAATGAGACCGGCCGCCGCGGCCGGCGTCGGTACCGACAGGGGAACGGCGAGGGCGGCTGCGGCCCCGAGACCACCGGCTATGAGGGAACGGCGAGTTGGGCGTACGGGAGGCACTGCGCTCCTTCCGTGGCCGGATCCGAGGCACACTCAAATCGTAAAGAGGACGTCATCATCCGGCCCGCTCATCGTCAAGTTCCTTAAAGGGTAGGTCATTTAGGGCCGGAAACCGGATCGTTTGCCGGTTCATACCGATCACTTACCGGCGAACACCGACACCGCCGCCTTGGCCGCCGCCTCCACCAGCGCGATGCCCGTCGCCTGTGTCCGTGTGCCCTTCGACAGCACCGCCACCAGGTGGTCGGTGCCGTCCACCGTGATCCGCCCGATGCTGTTCACGTCCCACAGCCCCGTCGAACTGCGCGGCAGCCAACCGTTCTTCAGCGCCCAGGAGTTGCCGTCCGCGGCGGCCGACACGCCCCACCGCTGATCCGCCTCGACCGACTCCATCAGCCCCTGCACATAGGTCCGGGAGGCCGCGCTCAGCTTCGAGTCCTCCCCGAACACCTGCCGGAGCAGGGCGAGTTGGTCGGCGGCCGTGGTCTGCGTCAGCCCCCACAGCCCGCCCTCGCCACCGGAGGTCGCGGTCAGCCCGAAGCGCTCGTTCGCGGCGTCCAGGCCGTCCGCCCGCCCGATCGTGTGCCACAGCGCCGTCGCGGACGCGTTGTCGCTGTTCTCGATCATCCGCGTGGCGTACGCCTCCTCGGCCGCCGTCAGCCGCCGGCCCGCGTCCTGCGCCTGGAGCAGCAGCGTGGCCAGGAT
Above is a genomic segment from Streptomyces fodineus containing:
- a CDS encoding alpha/beta hydrolase family protein, which codes for MPPVRPTRRSLIAGGLGAAAALAVPLSVPTPAAAAGLIPLRLAGPTGPAPVGAVELHLVDPSRTDPWSGQQRELMVTVTYPAADVRDRMMLPWLPAGAERALKARFGGAVDAYALPQTHSADRAPVRPGRRPVLLHSPGYQSDRTFNTLLIEDLASWGYVVVAVDHPYDSGEVEFPDGRVLVNRPDDASYEARTAAVAVRAADLRFVLDQLTVLDRGGNPDAERRPLPRGLRGTLDLTRVGAFGHSRGGAASALVMYRDERVRAGIDLDGALYGPVVQRGLDRPFLLMDTAHHDGLNEDGSWPPFWRHLRDWRRFLRLADGDHNSFTDVVAVAPQLPEPVRQRLQAGKIPADRAVAAVRATVRAFFDLRLRRRPDTGHLLWGASPRYPEIEYIAG
- a CDS encoding serine hydrolase; translation: MESPSARSRRRARPSRRRPLLHAVLAVIAVGGVTAGGTACVKARARSGTAAVSSAPSLSASSPAGAGEEASVEPVTQPAVDRDALLSKAMTGVSVPSGAQVSAAVLAVRSGDGAVYGDGAFDTASIVKVDILATLLLQAQDAGRRLTAAEEAYATRMIENSDNASATALWHTIGRADGLDAANERFGLTATSGGEGGLWGLTQTTAADQLALLRQVFGEDSKLSAASRTYVQGLMESVEADQRWGVSAAADGNSWALKNGWLPRSSTGLWDVNSIGRITVDGTDHLVAVLSKGTRTQATGIALVEAAAKAAVSVFAGK